aaaaagtggactcaaataaattattatggcttttgttttaatttaattgacatTCGCATCCATGGGCCATGACACATTGGTCAAATACTGAAAAAGTTGTTAACAGTGACACGTCACCTAATAGAGGGAAATCCAGTGGTTAACTTTTATCCTGCAGTTCTGCTTTGAATAATTGTTCCTCATCTCTTTGACTTCTTTTAGAACTTATAGATTTCATttcaagtttattttttttattgaaataaacgTAATTGTGCGGTTATAATGatgtcatattttatttaattcaaaaaataaactaattatttGGTCCCACTTTTTCAATAACAAGCTGtacttgtaaaattaaaatattttggacttcaatgaaatatttgataaaaaatagagttaaattgaaatttaaaagatTACTAATGAACTCTTTATCTATAATTTTGGTTGGAGATTCGAATTTGGCCTTTTTAATAtgatattcttttttttaaatagtattaatattttataaaatttattcattttaatagtgatgttaattttttaatatttaatttgaattttaaggttgatttaataaaatttaattatatttttatattttgttaataaaataaatttaatgttaattgaaaaaatatttaatgttgtGTTTAATTTGTTACCACATAAGAATACTGTGGTTTTGTATCCGTGTTTTAGGgtatatttaagaaaaattaattattaatattattaattaattataattttttattaaattaatatcaatataaGTAACATAGAAATAATCAAGCAGggctttaaaaattaaaaagtcaaATCGAAATACTAAATAATGTAGTAAACCTTTGATTAAACAATATTACCTATTCAAACTTGAAAAAGTAACAAGGAAAGAGACGATTGTGAGAAAGCTTGAAGCATTTCATCAACGCATAATTATCGCGTAGAATTGAAGGGTGGGTACTGGACACCAGGCGCCAGCCttggctttcttttttttttccctttatttcaGTACGTTATGGCTTACGAGTTACGACCAGTTGAGTAACGACGGAGTGTAGATAAATAGCGAAACGGCATTAATTACATAGGTAGGGGCTCAAGCAGCTACTACTACTTGCAACTGGACTGGGTCTGGGTCCATATGGACCACCGCCTCATTAAAGAATCCCAAAAACTTTGCTCAACTCTCCCCAGTCTCAACTCCGAAAGCAGCCCCCACACAGCCTAACCATGCAATGCAAATATCACTTTCAAAGGGCAAAAAAAAATGAGTTGGGTTATTTTCATTGGGACCGGGGGAAGAAGGGTGGTGTGGAGGACAAGAAATGGTGTGGTGTTTGACGGAGACGTATTTTCTTGCAACATTCCCTTTGTCTCGACTCCTTTGGCATTTATCCCATTTATACTTTTTTCCCAATGTAAAAGACATACTGAATCTGGAGTTCCCTAGTGCATACATTTATTGACCTGGAGTATGGGGTGGAGAGGTCCCCGTATATTAAATTTAAAGGTTGATGATGATGAGTCAGGCTTATCAGGTGGGGATCCATTGAGCCTATTGAACATGGATTCCCCATCATTAGCTGGATCCCCCCAAACACATCCCACTAGACATTCCTTTATGCGAACAATGAATCTCTGTCGTGCGCTTTTGTAGGAAGTGCTTCTTCTTTTGTATGTGCTAAAATTGCCATAATACTGTTTGTTAATCAACATATAAGATAAATTACATCATTGATTAATCATACGGAAAATCCAAAAATGTAAGGcaatttttttttggggggggggggggctgATGCAAGAAGAAAGCAGGAAGAGGGTTGAAAAAGACTGATCCAAACAAATAACTGACATGCAAAAAAGTTCACGCGTAAAAGAAGGGGACTGGTGGTGAGTGAGATGAGATGGAAACAAAAATCAATGAATTCTATTGCAGGTCTCGCTATCTTAAATGCCGCGTGGCCTGAAGCCGTAGCGGTAGAGCGTAGCTCCCTTGTTTCAAAGATGacaaatttattgtttttatttatttttatcaatattttaaggcttaattttattgttatactTTTCTGacattatatttaataaaaaaaagagagcataaCAAAATATCAAAGGAAGTTGAAAAATTCTTTTCCCCAAATTTATATTTGAACTGTAAATTGATTATAAGAAAACTTTCTACTGGATTTAAAGTAATAtaaattatcatctttttaaaatttaaaacgaaATCATATACCTACTCCAAATGAAAAATTGTTAACTAATTTCAACTATCaatgtaaatataataataaattatatatgttgaCGAATTATAAATATAGAAATTTTAAGATTAAgatttatcatatataaattaTAGGTGTCCGAATCCACCTAGCCATCCAAAAGATGCCTTATTAGCTACTTTCTTGCCAAATGAGATAAATGAAAGCACTCTATGTAATATTGATTCCATATTTTGTTTAAATTCTTAATTTGTATGTCtagtaattattttaattctgtaTTTCATGATTAATGGAATATcttatatgtattttaattttacttataaattttaaataataataaattatttacttttcatgatttagaaattttcttttcttttcttttaccaATTAATATTTGGCACCGTTTGCCAagtaaagagaaaaacaaaagaaaattcaatATAACAGACTAGATTGAAAGCCATAGAAATTCtaaggagaaaaaagaaaagaaagattgtgCAAGTGGCCGCCACCCTTCATTTCTAATAATATACAAGGATACATAAATTTGTGTTTCTTAAGGATAAAACATTGTGCATTTTCAACTAAAAACATCCCGCTtagtattataaaatatttaaataaatcttattaatattaaattataatgcagtttcatatattttaaagatttttatgttATATAGTCACATGATGCCGTAACACAATAGGGTTTATTCAACTTGCCGTTTGGCGGTTCGTTAAGCCGCCAAGCCTTAATTTAGGTAGATAATAATTTTGGGGCCAGTCATCATTGTCTGTCAGTATTCCGCCTGTCTCCAATCAAATTAAAGATATCCATCTGTCTTTGATAGGAAATATCACAGTGAACGAAAGtaagataatataaaatttaaggaaaaataaaTGCATATAACAGTGGTTTTGCCAAGCTGCTTTTCATTTGTTTCCCCCGTCTTCTGGTAGACTGGAACATCTACAACTCCTTAGCTCTATTATTCACTGTTACAACGAGCTGAAATTTTCTTTCTGGGTCCATTAATTTTTTGAACCAGTGcacaataaaacaattaaattaagaaaaaaaggcTCCATGATGAAATCATTTCATCCAAACGAGATGGGGTATCTGCAACAGCAGTAGAACAGAAGCAGCAGGCAtggaaaagagaataaaaaagctgtttttcaataattcaattattttttggtttttcctTGGTGTTCATTTCCTGGCAACTTTTACAAAGGAAGCAGCATATGGCAATGAATGAAAATTACCAATAGCCATGGACCAGTGCAaggaattttgattaatttattattcatCCCATGGATTTTTCTCCTTTCTATCCCTGAGAGTAATACAGTAGAAGCAAAATTTGAAAGGATATAAACCCTACCTAAATGCTTACTTACATTTGCAGATccactaaatcgtaaataataattaaaaaaaatgaaagagagaCCTTTGTCGTCCTTTAATTAACGAGCAATTTCAGTTTGCAAAGATGAGTTGAGCTCCAATTGTTCAGCCTCCCACCTTGCCTTAGAAACAACTCCATCATGCATTGGCACGTActcctatatatatattcaaacaaaACACTATCCTAACTTTTAGGAACAGATATATACACAcaatacttaaataaataaataaaaagtatttaTCACTTTCTAGTAAAATGGACCCAATAATTGAATAATTGACTTGTGATATATATACGATATATGAAACGTTGAAAATAGACCCACCTCAAGTTTTTGAACAAGTTCTCTTGCAGTTGGAGCAGAGACAATGATACTACGTTGGGTGGGTTTAATGAAGCCATCATCCACGGCTTTGTCTAAGAAGCTGAGCAGATAATTATAGTAGCCATCCACGTTAATCAAGCCAACCTGTTGTCACCACATGAAACAAAACcagatttttttttaacattggTAATAGTTTCCAGTTTCAACCATTAGGTTGATTCATGATGATGATGAGACTTAAAATGGCTTTACAGGCTTGTCGTGGATTCCCAGCTGAGCCCATGTTATGACTTCTAGTAACTCTTCAAGAGTTCCATATCCACctgattgattaatttaatatgaaataaaCAGTAATTAAATTACTCACAATGGCATACTTCATGAATAATGACTAGCATAATTAATGGTTAATGAGAGAGAGAGAATTGAAAGTTGAAAGAGACCTGGTAAGGCGATAAAACAGTCAGAATGGCGGGCCATCTCAGCTTTCCTTTGGTGCATATCCGCAACAGCTTTGACCTCTCCTACTGTTTCCCCTGTTATCTGCTTAACCAAAAACAAATAGCATGGTTTGAAAACGGACTTTACACTAAGAAAGACGAAAAAACAAATGGGGTGTATCACAGATTGTACAGACCTCTTTGTTCATCAGAGTTTTGGGGATAATACTGCGATAAAAAAAAGAGAATCAACAAACAGTGTATATGTAGAAAGTAAATGATGAAGAAAATCAAATCCCAACcaggtacatatatatattatatgtatgtattggTACCCTAAAACATGTCCTCCACCACGGTGGACCTCCTGAGAGACCAAACCCATCAACCCGACGCTTCCTCCGCCATAAACAAGATCCAACTTCCGGGACACCTTGAACATGAAATCAAAACCACGAGGATATTGAGAGCTTAGTCAAAAGTTGTTAGCGAAGAAGGCATATGAGGGAAGAGTGGAGTAGAATACCAGTTCTTTTCCCAGTTCTAGGGCAGCATCACGGTAGCAGTTTCGCTTGCCGGAGCTGCTTCCGCAAAAGACGCAAACCCTTTTGAACCTGCTGGAATTCAATGCTTTATTCTCATCCATATCTCTCTTTTTGTTCTCTGCTTTTCGGTGagtgtgtttattttctttttactgCTCTTTCTATTTGATTGATTTAACCTAAAGCAACGACAGGCAGATTCTTCGGGCAATAGAAGGAGCCACAATACCCAAAGAGGAATGTGGGAATACACTATATATAGGATCCCGCCTATTTCTATTGCAGTGCTGATAATTTCGTTACACGTGGAATCATGTGGTGCCTCAAAACCCGAAATTTTTTGCTTTACCAAATTCGCCGACAGGATTTTCCTTAGTAGTATTATTATTCCCCCGCTCTTACACTCTCGTCCATTGATTTTATTCCACGTTGCACGACATTTTCCTCTCCGTTTCCTGAGGATATAATCTAGAAATTTGCAAAACCATGATGCCATTTTTTCTTTCCATGCAAGACGAGTTAAATAATTGGAGCATTTGGAATGATGCCAAATACGTacttaagagaaaaaaaatcaaatttaagcgTAAACCTATTCAATAACCAAAGTAATTGAAAGACAGTCTAActgcaattttgaaatttgttcATGTGTATGACAAGTTATATTACAGTATTTATTCCATGATTCCCCTAAAAATACACTTCCATACATATTTTTGAATGAAACCTTGGAAACTTAGTTGATTGTCCTTGTGTATATTCTTGAGGCTACCCGTCATTGCCAAATGGCAATATTACACTGCAATTTAAATTTCATTGGTAAGAGTTCCCCTGTTCCCAGCACAGCGTGTCATTAAAACCAATGATTGGATCACTTGTGTGGGCAATGGCCATTATTAAGCAACAAATCGACATCCCCTAGTATTATTTTTGTCTTCGTCTTAGCTGCATAATGAAGCCCTACGCCTGCATGCATATCCACAAAACTATAGCCCGCAAAATTAACTATACCTATGTCTTTCCTTCTTCGGCCTATAATAATGAAGTCATAGCGTAGGGACCTATAGATTTggttccttttcttttcttcatccTTAATTTCGACTAGGAATGTAAGAATAAACTTTGAGATCTATCCCAAATTAGAATAACTCCATACAAAATCTAGGCAAGAAAACCTACCTAAAACAAccttggaaagaaaaaaaaagcaaaattaaggcCTAGATTTTCTTGGAGAGAAGAACATGCATTGGACGATTAGGCTCAAAGGGTCCACGAAAAAGATAGGAGGGCAGGTCGCTATGAGGGGAGTAGCTGGCACATTGGAGGAGGCCCGTTTgtttatatctttcaaatttgaccTAAGCCTATTTTTAATGCTCGTGAAGCCCATCTTTCAACTTTTGAGCGTCAACTAGTTCCGTACTACGATCGAATATGATTGCCACAAGTGTCAAAGATAAGATTTTCTTGGTTATCCTTTCCCAACTTTACAACCGACAAACTTAGGTTAAAGGTAAAATTCCAGCACGCTTCAATTCAGAAttcgtgaattttttttttccttttgggaATGAAGTAGGTATGTATAgaagattattattttattatttcatatatatacaattattaaaaataaaataaaataaaataatatgttatagaaaattcatatatttcttgtttaaattttttattaaatatttacttgaattaaaaaataataataaataataaattaattaaaatagagcCGGGTGGAATGAAGTGTGATGAGAATGGATGCATCTACTGTCTacgatgataataataattttcaagatTATTTATTTATAGTGAAGAGAAAGAAATAATGAAATAGAATATATACCATGTAACAATAATAGATTTAGCAACATATAATCACTACAATTACAAGTTATGATACTCTttggcttcttctttttttcaaaaaaaatatttattaattctaaTTTCCTCCTTCCTTACTTAGATCggatcaactctgaaaattttggAAGGTAATAAATGAGTTTGGAAAAGCATGAAAAGAGTTGATGAATCAAATTAAGTATTCAGCCTGGGAGAAACATGATAAGATTCGGTAGTGTTGAAGCAGTGTTGATATTGTACAAAGAAAGCATTGGAAAAAGGAATTGCATCTGCATGCATGTACTTGTCATTTTCTGCAAAGAGAAAAAAAGGGTTTGCTAAGTTGAATTTATAGTTCAAGGAATTAATAAGAGATGACAAGTCTTATCCTGAACATAATTTTCAAACTTTCTGAGCCAATCCGTCAATAGTAGGGAAGCCTCCTCTGCTTCAAACTTGAGCAGCAAGGGGCTCCACCCTAACAACCAACGCTATCGGATTCAAGGGAataaatattaattcattaactCCACCAAATTGTACAATAATTTTAGATAATTAGTATTTTCATTCATCACGTCTTGTCGTTGCAAAGCAATAACAAGAGGTTTTTTGGTTTTTAGCAACCACTGATATTTGTCTAAATATAATGACAACATCACTTTGACTTAATAATGTGATATATATGAAATACTCCGTCGTTTTATATCCATCCATATAGCAGAAAACTGCGTATGATCCAGTATATATGCCTCTTTCGTGCACATCtacttttcttgatttttcttcagAATTTCTGAAAACTTAATTTTTGGTATTACGTGTACAACTTTTCCAGGGTTTTCATTTATGGGATGCCATGTCCCATTACAAGCAAACAAAGTAGTGAGTAAAGGGGGAACCTTTTGCAGGGGCCTTTCAGACTGACTCTTGGAGAAAAGTTGTTAAAATTAAGCTTTTTGGTCGGTAATGAAATAATGGTTTATAATAAGTGAGTGAATGACAAGTCATGGGCAAAGAAAGATAACTAAATGCAAGTCTGGGTTTGATATATTGCGGCAGTGCAGGCAACGTTCTGGTGTTGCCACATACAACGCTCTATCCTCATAATTGAgacttttaataaaatattttcatcaTTAAGTAgatatttatcaaaattaaaaaacatttatatacattaagattttaatatttattaaaaatagagttttatattaattatattaattatattttcatcattaaatagatatttatcaaaattaaaatgcatttatatatattaagattgtaatatttattagaaataaaattttatattaattatattttttatgtgcATAAATATAGAAAAGATTGTAAATATTTCATTGAttgataaaattcatatattcttaTTTGCTCTcctaatcattttattatttactcttttttatcattattttataacatgttattaATATGATtctcttctaatttttttttaaattatttctcgtaactcaaataaaattatgaaaataaaaaataaaaaacacaccaTTAAATCCCTGTGTGACTGAAAGGAATCAAAGCCAAATCCTTAGATTTCAACTCTCTACCTCATCTGTTCAGCTAAACAAAGAGTTTATACatatttggttaagaaatttataCAAGTGATAACTGCAggagagaagaaaagaagtttaAAATTATTCACAGCAAGAGTTGAACGTGTGTTAAAAGACATATGTGCCACGAAATTTATAAAAAGCTTTCATCCGTAGTTGATTAGATTTATTCAACCGAGGATTGAATATCAAATTTATTCTTCACGATAATAGATAGTAAGatgtaaaatttttaagaaaatttcttttatttaatatttaatatttggtttattgtttaattagttaattcatgattaattataattatgttgATTAATTTTTTCTATCTCTATATTCTCAAGGATGTTGAAGGATATGACGTCTTTTTCTTGAGAAAAGATTGTAGAAAGAGAAAAATTTTgggcaaagaaaataaaagggtcaatAAAAGCcaaggttttaatttttaaatctattACCAACTGTCACGGAGTTAGAACTTTTGTCTCACAATTCATACGGTTTGAGGTGATTTCTTTTCTTCAAATCTGCCTATACCAACCTAATTCTCGACAAAtaagaatttttataaaaattctctAAGACAACGAAAATTAAAGTGAAAGCAactcaaaataaaaaagtaacaaaagaacaaaaaatgcCACAAGAAAACAAAGCACGTCAAGTATTTCCCTGATCTACCAAGGCTTAAAGTAGTCAGGCTTCTCCACATATTCTACGAATCACATCAATTTAAGTGAATCGAATAAGCCCTATTTAATCTATTAATCTCCATAGTACGTGAAAGAAAATAATACATCTATTAATCTCCATAGTACGTGAAAGAAAATAATACATCTATTAATCTCCATAGTACGTGAAAGAAAAGAATCAAATACATGGTTTTGAACCACTCgcctgtaacaacccgattttgggcctagtcggaacagtggtttcgggaccactattccgaggccagagaaaattattttagtattattttatgtgttataatatgattttataagtgcatgttaattttggtatattaattttagcgatttctagtccaatttcgaaaaaggactaaatcgcgtaaaaagtaaaagttgtattttaatacctaaaggtgttaaattgccttgtatcttaaattgggggtccttaaagtgaaattaggccattgaaagtgtgatggccggccatgggagacaaaatagttgaaaagtcaaaattagacaaaatagttttattattaataaataaataaaaaaggaaaaagaaaaagctatcatttttctcttccccttcaccgaaatatgcagcaaagaaagggtttgaagctggaaaatttcagcaacatatttcccttgcttgtaagtgattttaatgtctttacttgatgattttgtatttttggaacccctaaagcataagctttcataagaggggattattttgcaaaatgatgaagaatctagggttttaccatgagagtaaatgtgttgttttctgtgtttttatggaagattatgagtcctagttgtctaataaacaacttttgtgaaagaaattgcatgaaaataccttaaaaagggataaattgctaagttgtaaaatgagttgtaaatgtgtaaaatagttgaaattatgagttgctatagttatgaaaatggttcatctagactcaaggagtaaagaaatgtgataaaaattaatttacgagcattggggcaaaagtgcaaatatgcaaaagtttaggggtcaaaatgaaaatttgtaaaaatatgatttttagacccatatgaatattgtgactgattggtaggctaaatgtgatgttatagatgatgaaaattgaGACTTGGACCTAGAACGAAAAGAAATCGATTTATGGACGAGTATGtccttttcacctttgtggtatcgaagtaagttcgtatgtaaacaataccatgctatacatgtatttaaatgttatcattacatgaattgtacagaTATTAATGTGTAtatgattaatagaaatatgataagacaaagccttaatagacgagaaaaaatcccatttgaaccttaggaatagaataggatacgagtgacatgtcactaggaattatgagtctagatgactagctcgagagtgagcattgaaatgtcatgagatatgaggtagctttagctacaattgaggcacttatgtgcaaaggcttttccaagtatccaattagtattccaagtgttcaacgggcaatccaaggaaagagttgatgatggtcccaatgaggtaagtcattggtgagtatgcactcgagttatgttacgagttgtgcaagtatgtatactaatcctatgagaatgccttgatatgtgatgatctatgatccataatatgtgttcttaccatgatggataaaATGGTGTTGTATTAATATTATGAACAATGaccatgaatgagtaacttagccttgacagatttgagttactgcagtagtgtaactttgaaaatacactaaaaatagtgga
The sequence above is drawn from the Gossypium hirsutum isolate 1008001.06 chromosome A05, Gossypium_hirsutum_v2.1, whole genome shotgun sequence genome and encodes:
- the LOC107937558 gene encoding cytokinin riboside 5'-monophosphate phosphoribohydrolase LOG5 isoform X1, whose product is MDENKALNSSRFKRVCVFCGSSSGKRNCYRDAALELGKELVSRKLDLVYGGGSVGLMGLVSQEVHRGGGHVLGIIPKTLMNKEITGETVGEVKAVADMHQRKAEMARHSDCFIALPGGYGTLEELLEVITWAQLGIHDKPVGLINVDGYYNYLLSFLDKAVDDGFIKPTQRSIIVSAPTARELVQKLEEYVPMHDGVVSKARWEAEQLELNSSLQTEIAR
- the LOC107937558 gene encoding cytokinin riboside 5'-monophosphate phosphoribohydrolase LOG5 isoform X2 gives rise to the protein MDENKALNSSRFKRVCVFCGSSSGKRNCYRDAALELGKELVSRKLDLVYGGGSVGLMGLVSQEVHRGGGHVLGIIPKTLMNKEITGETVGEVKAVADMHQRKAEMARHSDCFIALPGGYGTLEELLEVITWAQLGIHDKPVGLINVDGYYNYLLSFLDKAVDDGFIKPTQRSIIVSAPTARELVQKLECFV